One genomic window of Silene latifolia isolate original U9 population unplaced genomic scaffold, ASM4854445v1 scaffold_95, whole genome shotgun sequence includes the following:
- the LOC141640600 gene encoding uncharacterized protein LOC141640600: MGLLLPGNSDFVWLLVSEQQWYIVNLHVGAAVVDPSNWRTRINTSWQMGDRAQTGNVPVDVNITKVRRGRPTGKRHRGNSTNDLQEMISQSQFTANTNRTENAPATTKRQLRRQKGQQSAVPQEITVQPYRSRRTDVSEDLTIENADKGRKRGRATKKKMPDALGGKPVPFEPVKLKPPTYCAYYGAKKFEFESNGLCCCNGEIKLAMNEYPEELLQLYTARDEQSKHFQTFSRLYNNLFAFSSLGGNFGAETYKGIYVFKAQGQVYHNLPDLIPMDNIPRYLQLYFYDGQYEKENRLRLFSNLNEQMVTLLMGIMDANPYGKFFRSLQEIEVTENTRIVLSTDPANDQRVYNAPTSDEVAAVWPDNTAMQGNQSPHIIAYGRGSHNHRIQHFYGCYDPLQYPLLFLKGDSGWHQGLKNITSPTFNAELNTSFPMSAVTNDMPESLIEAEIANAARRHTKADKRVSCREYYAYKFQIRPGNFLLRGGRIFQQYIADMYVKIENTRLDFLRLNQDTIRADLYQGILDTLQLGENSASNVGKRIVLPPSFLGGPRDMRRRYLNAMALVQKYGKPDLFITMTCNPNWPEIKAELSPGEEAHNRPDLVARVFHAKLTMLRKQIKEKQIFGEVAAMINVVEFQKRGLPHAHFLIILKPTYKITAPEMFDRFVSPEIPSNDNPHLRAVVLKHMMHGPCGAAFPKCACMKIKDKDTGEKVVVRKGKLDNRSVVPYNPYLLAMFDCHLNVEVCSTINAVKYLYKYVYKGHDRILFKVADGTASMLVDEIEMYQSGRWVSPPEAAWRIFGFNLFDTYPPVQPLPVHTPNGQMVRFSENEELADVVDGEARAKTMLTIFFLANSSLEGGKQYLYSDFPEHFVWNDKKKIWKPRDRGVVVGRVAHASLGEGECYYLRLLLAHVRGPRSFEDLKTVDGICCVSFQEAALKRGILEEDNAADMCMDEAVQVEMPNALRRLFATILIFSCPNNPAEFWEKYYKPLSDDFRKQFPGDPAKVLQLTAGKVEQFLEGMRKTFTQFGLDHLHFEQQAILQCTRDISDALNAPVPFLQLASRKQLNVKQRTAYKAIIEHVKAAKGGAFFIDGPGRTGKTFLYGALYAKVRSMGQICLPTATSGIAASNLPTGRTTHSRFKIPLDTEETLTCDVPKQGGLACLIREAALIIWDEASMAKRENIEAVNMLFQDVCNSSELFGGKVIVFGGDFLQVLPVLPRRTQQEAVEASIVSSPIWQQLTKFQLTENIRAKEDPKFSDFLLKLGNGELQTEESSLLSLPQQLILEKKRMNNQNKP, from the exons ATGGGTTTGCTGCTACCTGGGAACTCCGACTTTGTTTGGCTGCTGGTATCTGAGCAGCAGTG GTACATTGTTAATTTACAC GTAGGCGCGGCGGTCGTTGATCCGTCAAACTGGAGAACTAGAATTAATACCTCGTGGCAAATGGGTGATCGTGCTCAAACAG GGAACGTGCCGGTCGATGTAAATATAACAAAAGTTAGGAGAGGAAGGCCAACTGGGAAAAGACACAGAGGCAATTCAACAAACGACCTTCAAGAAATGATCAGCCAGTCACAGTTTACTGCTAATACAAACCGTACCGAAAATGCTCCTGCGACTACCAAACGACAGCTTAGGCGTCAAAAAG GCCAACAGTCTGCAGTACCACAGGAAATAACAGTACAACCATATAGATCAAGGCGGACAGATGTTTCAGAAGACCTGACAATCGAAAATGCAGATAAAGGGCGAAAGAGAGGACGTGCTACCAAAAAAA AAATGCCGGATGCTTTGGGTGGGAAGCCTGTGCCATTTGAACCTGTCAAATTAAAACCACCAACCTATTGTGCTTATTACGGAGCAAAGAAATTTGAGTTTGAATCAAACGGCCTATGTTGCTGCAACGGAGAAATTAAATTGGCGATGAATGAATATCCTGAAGAATTGCTTCAGTTATATACTGCACGGGATGAACAGTCAAAGCATTTCCAGACATTTTCCAGGTTATATAATAACCTTTTTGCTTTCAGTTCTTTGGGGGGGAACTTTGGAGCAGAAACTTACAAAGGGATATATGTCTTCAAAGCACAGGGCCAGGTTTATCATAATTTGCCAGATTTAATACCCATGGATAATATTCCTAGGTACTTGCAGCTATATTTCTATGACGGCCAGTATGAAAAGGAAAATCGCTTGCGCTTGTTTTCTAATTTGAATGAACAGATGGTCACTCTTCTAATGGGAATTATGGATGCTAATCCATATGGAAAGTTCTTTAGATCACTCCAAGAAATAGAGGTCACTGAAAATACGAGAATAGTTTTGAGTACTGATCCAGCCAACGATCAACGTGTATATAATGCACCTACATCTGATGAAGTAGCAGCAGTGTGGCCAGATAATACAGCTATGCAGGGGAATCAAAGCCCTCATATTATTGCATATGGAAGAGGTTCACACAACCATAGAATTCAGCATTTTTATGGGTGTTATGATCCTCTACAGTATCCACTACTATTTCTAAAGGGAGATAGCGGATGGCACCAAGGTTTGAAAAACATTACCAGCCCAACATTTAATGCGGAATTAAATACTTCATTTCCGATGTCTGCAGTTACTAATGACATGCCTGAATCTCTTATTGAGGCAGAAATAGCAA ATGCTGCTAGGAGGCATACAAAAGCAGATAAGCGTGTTTCTTGTCGGGAATATTACGCATACAAGTTCCAGATCAGGCCAGGTAACTTCCTACTGAGAGGAGGCAGGATCTTTCAGCAATACATAGCAGATATGTATGTGAAGATTGAAAATACACGGCTAGACTTTTTACGATTGAATCAGGATACTATAAGAGCAGACCTGTATCAAGGGATTCTAGATACATTGCAGCTTGGAGAAAACAGTGCAAGTAATGTAGGGAAGAGGATAGTACTTCCGCCTTCCTTCCTAGGAGGGCCAAGAGATATGAGGAGAAGATATTTAAATGCAATGGCACTTGTGCAAAAATATGGGAAACCTGATCTCTTTATAACTATGACGTGCAATCCTAACTGGCCAGAAATAAAAGCAGAATTGTCGCCTGGGGAAGAAGCACATAATAGGCCAGATCTGGTAGCTAGGGTATTTCATGCAAAGCTAACAATGCTTAGGAAGCAGATTAAGGAAAAACAGATCTTTGGGGAAGTTGCAGCTATGATTAATGTAGTTGAGTTCCAAAAGCGTGGCTTACCACATGCGCACTTTCTCATTATTCTCAAACCTACATACAAAATTACTGCACCTGAAATGTTTGATAGATTTGTATCACCAGAAATACCTTCAAATGATAACCCTCACTTAAGAGCAGTTGTATTAAAACATATGATGCATGGGCCATGTGGCGCTGCTTTCCCAAAATGCGCATGTATGAAGATTAAAGATAA GGATACTGGTGAAAAAGTTGTTGTCAGAAAAGGCAAGCTTGATAACCGATCTGTGGTTCCTTACAACCCTTATTTACTTGCCATGTTTGATTGTCACTTAAATGTAGAGGTCTGCTCTACTATTAATGCAGTCAAGTACCTGTATAAATATGTATACAAAGGTCATGATCGAATCCTATTCAAAGTTGCGGATGGTACTGCTTCTATGTTGGTggatgaaattgaaatgtatcAATCTGGTAGGTGGGTTTCACCTCCAGAGGCTGCCTGGCGTATTTTTGGTTTCAACCTATTTGATACATACCCACCTGTACAGCCTTTGCCGGTTCACACACCCAATGGTCAGATGGTCAGGTTTTCAGAGAATGAAGAGCTGGCAGACGTCGTTGATGGTGAAGCAAGAGCCAAAACTATGCTTACTATATTTTTCCTGGCAAATTCAAGCCTAGAAGGAGGGAAACAATATCTCTACAGTGATTTTCCAGAGCATTTTGTATGGAATGATAAGAAGAAAATTTGGAAGCCAAGGGATCGTGGAGTCGTGGTGGGAAGGGTTGCGCACGCTTCCCTAGGAGAAGGTGAGTGTTATTACTTAAGGTTGCTTCTGGCGCACGTTAGAGGCCCTAGGTCATTTGAAGATCTGAAAACAGTGGACGGTATTTGCTGCGTGTCATTTCAAGAAGCAGCGTTAAAAAGAGGAATTCTTGAAGAAGATAATGCTGCAGATATGTGCATGGATGAAGCTGTTCAAGTTGAGATGCCAAATGCTCTTAGGAGACTGTTTGCAACTATACTTATTTTCAGCTGCCCAAACAATCCTGCTGAGTTCTGGGAAAAATATTACAAACCACTCTCGGACGATTTCCGGAAACAGTTCCCTGGGGATCCTGCAAAGGTCTTGCAGCTAACAGCAGGGAAGGTAGAGCAGTTTTTGGAGGGGATGAGGAAGACGTTTACCCAGTTTGGATTGGACCATTTACACTTTGAACAACAAGCAATATTACAGTGTACAAGGGATATCAGTGACGCTTTGAACGCTCCAGTGCCCTTTTTACAGCTTGCTTCTCGAAAACAGTTAAATGTTAAGCAACGCACTGCGTATAAGGCAATCATTGAACATGTAAAGGCTGCAAAAGGAGGTGCATTTTTCATAGATGGACCAGGTCGGACTGGAAAGACTTTCTTGTATGGAGCATTGTATGCAAAGGTCCGTTCAATGGGTCAAATATGCTTACCAACAGCAACCTCTGGAATAGCTGCTTCAAATTTGCCAACTGGCCGAACAACCCATTCCAGGTTTAAAATCCCTCTTGATACTGAAGAGACTTTAACGTGCGATGTACCGAAACAAGGAGGGTTAGCGTGCCTAATTAGGGAAGCTGCCTTAATCATTTGGGATGAAGCTTCAATGGCAAAAAGGGAGAATATTGAGGCTGTAAATATGCTATTTCAAGATGTATGCAATAGTTCCGAGTTATTTGGTGGCAAAGTAATAGTTTTTGGAGGAGACTTTCTTCAAGTTCTTCCTGTTCTTCCAAGGCGTACCCAGCAGGAAGCAGTTGAAGCCAGCATTGTCAGTTCTCCTATATGGCAACAACTAACCAAATTTCAGTTAACGGAGAATATAAGGGCAAAGGAAGACCCTAAATTTTCAGATTTTTTACTGAAGTTAGGCAATGGAGAGTTGCAAACAGAAGAAAGCAGTTTATTGTCACTACCGCAACAACTGATCCTTGaaaaaaaaaggatgaacaaCCAGAACAAACCTTGA